Below is a genomic region from Brassica oleracea var. oleracea cultivar TO1000 chromosome C9, BOL, whole genome shotgun sequence.
AGAGAGCGAAAGAGTTAAGCATTACTCTGCGGATACAAAGAAGACGACGAGACTCTCCACAAGTTTCAACGTTGGCTCAGAGAAAGTCTCTAACTGGAGAGAATTCCTCCGACTCCATTGCCTTCCTATCGAAGATTTCATCAGCGAATGGCCTTCGAGTCCAGTCTCATTCAGAGAAGTTACAGCTGAATATGCCACAAGCGTTAGAGCCTTGGTCCTCGTACTTCTCGAGGAAATCTCAGAGAGCGTAGGCCTTGCGAAAGACAGTGACTGTAAGGCAAGCAATACATTAGGCAAGCACAGCCAACACATGGCCTTAAACTACTATCCACCCTGTCCTCAAGCCGATCTAACTTTCGGACTTCCCGGACATAAAGATCCAAACTTGATCAGTGCTCTTCTTCAAGATGAAGTGTCTGGTTTGCAAGTCTTTAAAGATGGTAAATGGATCGCTGTTCATCCTGTTCCCAACACTTTTATTGTTAACGTGGGTGACCAAATGCAGGTACTTGGGAGAAAACAAATTAAATATTTCATAGGTTTCTTCACCATCCTTGTGTTAAGTTTATGTGGTTGATTCTCTTCTCAGGTTATCAGCAATGACAAATACAAGAGTGTGCTACACAGAGCGGTTGTGAACAGCGACAAGGAGTGGATATCGATACCGACATTCTACTGTCCTTCTTTAGACGCTGTTGTTGGCCCACAACCAATGGCGGTCCCAGCCAATTTTTTTAGGTGTGTCAAAAGTTTGGGCTTCAGCCCAGCATAAAACTTTCTAATATAAATAAGTAAGAAAATGGTATCTAGTGGGTTTGAACTCAGGAACGAGGGGTCAAGCCACAAAGCTCTTAGCCAACTAAGCTACATTTTCTCAATGCATTAAAGATAAACTCTTTATTATTTATATTTAACATGTGTCAGGTGACACCCCTTTCTTACACGTGGGTCCGCCTCTGCCCACAACAAGAGCTGATTAATGAGGAAGAAGAGTCTCATGCTGTTTACAGAAGCTTTACATATGCTGAGTATTATGAAAAGTTTTGGGACAGAGCACTTGCTATTGAGCTGTATTGACTTGTTCAAAGCTTCCAAAACCTAAGACTGCAGTTTAGAAGATGTCATGACCGAAACAAGAATGTCCACCTGTGTTGCAGTTTCAATTTATTTCCCCTAGATTCTGTGAATGTTAATTCAATCTGTTTAACAAATAAAACTAACTGTTCTTCATTTATTTTGTCTCAACATCACTTCTCATTAACAAACCTTATGCTTACACTGGGCTGTCAATATAATATTGTGATGACCCAGTATAATACAACTTAAGAGCATAATTCAAATAAGAAAGAGCTTCCTTCACTACTTTATTGCTATCCCATTTCTTTCTCTTGATTGGAAGACAAAGCGGATCTCTTAACTCATTTAGTCATAAGTCAATAGGGATAGTTCAAGTACCAGCTATACCTCCTCACTATTGATGTCTTTGATGAGTTTCTTAGAATCTGATTCAAAGATAAGTCTCTTTTACCTCAAGATCTTCATATTTAGCATGGCCATCTCATTGCCTCTGATTCTATCAGAGTTCTTACTCTTGGTAAGGCTTTGTGTTATTAGTTATTAGTTATTACGGACTGCTATAAGGACAATGCGGAAACAAACAAAGTAAAACTACACACAAATTTAACGTAGCTCATTAAATATTGGCTATGTTTACAGATAAAAAAATCTTATTATTAGAATCAACTATGTGTTTTTTTCGCACATACGCGCATAATTTTCTTACGAATATTATTAATTTATGTTTTATTAATTCAAAACAACATTGATAAGTTATTATTTATGTTTTCAAATAGATTAAATCAAACATCAAATTATTTATATAGGATAAAAAAATTCATTAAAATATACATGTTTATTATTGTATTGAAATTTGAAAACACATACATATTAGAAATAATTTAGAAAATATATTATACAAATATTTTTATTTGATTAATATTTAACTATTATTTTATATCTTAATTTTTTAACTTTTATAATAGAAAGTATTATTTCAATATAATAACAGAATTATTAAGAATTATTAATATTTAATTATAAATTGTTTTTATCTTAGTTTTAAATTTTTATAATAAAAAATATTATTGGGACAATTACAAAAATACCAAATTATGAATACCCTTATTCAAATTTACCTCTCCAAGCTATCCAATTTTACAAAAAATAACATTTTCTAATAAAGCAAAAGACGAACGTACCCTTATATTAAGTTTGTTTCATTCTTGGTTTCTTCTCTTGATCAGGACAAACAACAACAATAATTTTTAGCGAGCTTGATTTCAGGCGAAGAATTCGAGAATCTCTGTTCGAGTTGCTCCGCCTTATTAGGTAAAATCGATTACTATAGATTCTATGAATCTGTGGAAGCACCAGAACCGCAACCATCATGCCCGATAGATTCATAGGCTCACTGATATCACTCAAATTACCCTAAGGAGTGAATTACTCTCTCAAATTATAGGTTCAGATGTAGTACTTAGGGATCGAATCCACAGAGACTCTAGGATTATACAATAGATTATGGTCTTTGAAATATGCTAGATTAATTGGTTTATAGGTTTTAAAGCAGTAAATGAATTGGTGAGCATGGTTATTGCTCGATTGGTTTGTTTTGAGGTTGTTAACAGTTGGGAGAATAGCTAGATTTAGGTATATTCTCATGTATGATAAGTAAATAACTTAATTTGGGTCTTAGGGGTTTATTGATATTAATTGTTCTTGAATTCAAACTCAGATATAATCAATTAGATTATCTAATCTGGATCTCGGATTACAACTCTCGTATGTTAATCACGAGAAAGTGTTGATCGATTATTCGTTACGAATATCGATCGATACACCTTTCAAAATATCAATCGATCGGGCTGTCGCTTCGTCGATCGATACTTCTTCCAGAAACCTTTACCGAGAGGTTTGATTTATATTCTCTAACTCACTAGATTAACTCTCGTTTGTATCTAGTCAGTTATATCATACTAGTTTATTTTCAGGTATTGAGTCAAGCAATGGTTTGATCTCAATTANNNNNNNNNNNNNNNNNNNNNNNNNNNNNNNNNNNNNNNNNNNNNNNNNNNNNNNNNNNNNAACTAGATGAAGAACTAATTAAATCATCCTAACAACAATTTAAGCTAGCAATACATATATCAACCTTATGAGAATCCTAAATGTAACAATGAGATTACCCAGACATATTCAAAAAAGACATGGTTATGATGGTCTGAATAATATTGCAATAGATAAATAAACAGAACAGAGTAAAGAAACAAAGGGAGTTCAAGATCTTCCCTCTCTCAAGGTGTACAGATCTCTCTCTCCAATCCCAAGCTATCTCTCTCTCCAATCCCAAGCTATCTCTCTCTAGAATAGTATGAAGCATAGCCGTCAACAATGGCTTAGAAACAGTAAAATAGAGTTTCAGGTCGTCCAGTGGTATATTGGTAATATGTGGTGACTTCTGGGCCTAAATTGGTCACGAAACAGCCTTGGCCTGTTTTCTGGGATCACTGTCGACCGACACCAATGATGTTTCATCAATCGACAGTCCTTCATCTCCTCGACAGCTTCCTCTCGCGAGGAAGACTGACCACTCTTCAGTAAAACGGGCATAACCTCTGCTAAAGGATGCTGATTGACCTTAAACCGGTGGGATTGGAAAGCTAACTCAAAGCTCTATCATGTGTCAAACGATAGGCTCAATCTAACGGTAAGAAGGTTTCCATCCATAGCTAAAAATCTGCTGCGTCTGTGCAGATCTGCACTCAAAAGGCTCCTAAATCACCATATTTCTCCAGAACGTATCTGAACCTGTAAACACTCTAAATAGACTCTATATAGCAGTAAATATATATTAAAACACTTATAAACCATAGCTAAAAGTGGCTAAAATCAATGGTCTATCAACTCCCCCAGACTTACTCTTTTGCTTGTCCTCAAGCAAAACATACTATAGCAGTCTCTCTGAGAGAGGTTTGAAAACAGCAGGAATTCTCATGATTTAAAACTTAGAATCATCACCTCTACAATATTGCAATCCACATCTAAAAAGTTTTAATCACAAAATCACATTATACCATATCCTAGCTTAGCAACCAAATTCACCTAGCCAACAACTTAGCAAATCATGTCTCACATTCCCCTCTACCAACCTGATTTGTTAGCATAAATAAAAGTGCAAGCTTTACTTTGGGAGTATCGATCACAGGATGCAAAGATTTTCAAACAAGTATCTGGATCTGTAGGTAAAAGTTAGTTCCTATCTTTTCTCTCTACTAATTTCTCTCTTTTGTCAAAGTCTGCTTCCATTACAGGATCATTGACCAAGATTGGACAGGCTTCCATGAGTCAAACCTTAATGGTGGTTGCCACCAAGTCCTGTTCACTTTTTTTTTACCTATATCCAAGAATTCATGTGAATCGAACCTTGATGATTGCCGCCACCAAGTCCCGTTCGAATTCTTTTTGTTAAAATCCTTATGAAGCAAGCCTTAATGGTTGTAGCCACCAAGTCATGTTCGGATTCCACCTAACTAACACCTATATATATATATATTTTTTTATATATATATATATTTTCTTTTTTTCTTTTTCTTTTTCTTTTTCTTTTTTCTTTCTTTCTTTTTCGCTTTTTTTTAAAATATATATCTCTACCTATAAAGCTAGGGTCGAAATAGAGAGAGAAAATGTAGAAATCTACACAAGGCTTTACCCTCCAGACTTGTTTGAAGAATCTGATCCATGTATACCAAGCCCCAAGACAAGCAATTGTGTCAAGTTTAGTGTTGGAGGTCAGCTTTGGTTCCTTTGAACAATCTCAGAAAGTATGAATAGTTGACAGGTTGATCCACTTTAGTATCTTTAGTACTATCTGCAATCANNNNNNNNNNNNNNNNNNNNNNNNNNNNNNNNNNNNNNNNNNNNNNNNNNNNNNNNNNNNNNNNNNNNNNNNNNNNNNNNNNNNNNNNNNNNNNNNNNNNNNNNNNNNNNNNNNNNNNNNNNNNNNNNNNNNNNNNNNNNNNNNNNNNNNNCACTGTCCCCAGTGTATATCCAGTCGGAGTTATGGTGAGAACTAATCGTAAGTACACAATTCAACAAGTTAGAACAATATACCTGACCGGGTTAAGTGTCGATCGATTGAAAGGGGTTACCATCGGTCGCTGCAGGTGATGTACTGTCGATCGATATCGACATACTCCCATCGGTCGATTTTATAATCGTCTACTCGGATTTTTTTTTAAATTAATTTAAACTAAATCCTAAATATTCTAAAACTAGAAATGGATTGTCTCCCATTCAGCGCTTATTTTAAGTCTTGAGCTCGACTCGAGGTCCGATCTGTCTAATTATTAGGAAGAAATCCTAAGTTTAAAGGCCTGCTAATTGGCGGTTTAGCCCAATAGTGTTTCACTCGTTGACCATTCACTGTACATTCTTCTCCTTTATCGTTTATAAGTGTGATGGATCCATAATGTTTGACATCCACAACAGTGAAAGGACTTGACCAACGAGATCGGAGTTTTCCGGGAAATAGCGTAAGCCGAGAGTTATATAACAGCACTGGATCATTTGGTTCGAAGTGCCTGGAGATGATCTTTTTATCATGATATGCTTTCGTTTTCTCTTTATTGATCTTTGAACTCTCATAGGCTAAGTGTCTTATTTCATCCAGCTCGTTAAGCTGCATTAGTCCCCTTTCGGCAGCTGGTTTGATGTCGAAATTTAGTAATTTTATAGCCCATGCTGCCTTATGTTCTAGCTCAACCAGTAAGTGACATGATTTTCCATAGAGTAGGTGAAATAGGGTTGTTCCTGATGGGGTTTTGTATGCAGTTCGGTAGGCCCAAAGTGCATTGTCCAGTTTTCTAGACCAATCTTTCCTAGAAGTTCCTGCGGTCTTTTCTAAGATTTCTTTGATCTGTTGATTTGAGACTTCTACTTGTCCACTTGTTTGCGGATGGTAGGGTGTAGCAACTCTGTGGTGAACTCCGTTCTTCCGGAGTAATCTGTCAAAAACTTTGTAAATAAAATGGGAGGCACCGTCGCTTATGACTATTGTAGGAACTCCAAATCTTGGAAAAATAATGCTCTTGAAAAGCTTGATAACTACAGATGCGTCATTTGTTGGGGAAGCTACTGCTTCGACCCATTTTGATACATAATCAACAGCGACTAGTATGTATTTGTTCCCGTACGAAGAAGGGAAAGGACCCATGAAATCTATTCCCCAACAATCAACGACTTCTACCTCTAGGATAGACTTCTGTTCCATTTCATGTCTTTTACTGATTTTCCCCCTTCGTTGGCATCTTTCACATTCTGCTATGAATGCATGAGCATCGCGAAACATGGTCGGCCACCAGAATCCAGCCTGAAGGATTTTTGACACCATTTTAAAGGTTGCAAAATGTCCAGCGTAGTTGGATCCATGGCATTGGAATAAAATATCAGAAATTTTAGTTTCGGCGACGCAACGTCTATATATCCCATCAGAGCAATGTTTGTAGAGATATGGCTCGTCCCAGTGATATCTCCTAACTTCTCTTAAAAACTTCTTCCTTGTATATCCTCTCAACTCTTCGGGTTCTATGTCAGCAGCTGAATAGTTCATTATATCAGTGTACCAAGGTCTGCTCTTTGAACCTTGTCCGACTGCGTGCACTTCCCGATGCAGACTTTCATCTATGGGGGAATCATGGCCAGGGTGCAGCTCATTGTATGCGACGTATACTTTTATATCGAAGGTGAGGGTTATTGGATTTATTTCCTTATTTAGATCATCTGGAGTGTCGATCGACATAGCATTGTCGTCTTCGACTGACATAGCATCGTCGTCGTCAATCGACATAGCATCATCGTCGGCGATCGACAGTTCCTCGGAAGTGAGACAAATATTTCCGACGAATGAATCCATTTGATAAACGTTTTCTGTTGGTAAGAAGTCATCGATAGGAACGTCATCTTCTATTCGTATCCGGGAAAGATGATCTGCAACTCCGTTTTCTACTCCTCTTTTATCTTTAATCTCGATGTCGAATTCTTGAAGTAGAAGGATCCATCGCAGGAGTCGTGGTTTCGCATCTTTCTTTTGCATTAAATATTTAATTGCAGCGTGGTCAGTATGAACGATGACTCGCTCCTGTAAAATCCGGCATGCCCGAGAAAACTTCTCACGTCTTTTACGCTCGTGGGTGCAGGTAGGCCGGACATTACCTCAATCTTCGCCCGATCTATTTCTATGCTAGCAGCGGACACTTTATGTTCTAGGACGATTCCATCGTTAACCATAAAGTGGCATTTTTCCCAATTCAGAACGAGGTTCTTTTCTTCACATCTTGCCAAGACTTTACATAGGTTATCGAGACATTTTTGAAACTGGATCCATATACCAAAAAATCGTCCATAAAAACTTCCATGAAATCTTCTATCATATCCGTAAAGATTGACATCATGCATCGTTGGAAAGTGGCAGGGGCATTACAAAGACCGAATGGCATTCTGCGGTATGCAAATGTTCCGTAAGGGCATGTAAAGGTGGTATTTTCTTGATCGTCAGGATGTATAGAGATTTGGAAAAATCCAGAGTATCCGTCAAGAAAACAGTAGTATTGGTGATTTGCCAATCTTTCCAACATTTGATCAATGAAGGGTAAGGGAAAGTGATCTTTTCTGGTGGCAGCGTTTAGCTTCCTATAATCGATACACATTAGATGTCCAGTGACAGTTCGCGTGGGAATGAGTTCATTTTTATCATTCTTAACCACTGTAATTCCGCCTTTCTTAGGTACAACATGCGCTGGGCTCACCCAGTTGCTATCCGAAATTGGGTAGATGATTCCAGCATCTAGAAGTTTAATAATTTCCTTCTTAACAACTTCTTTCAAGTTCGGGTTTAGCCTTCTTTGATGTTCCACTGACGATTTGGAATCGTCTTCTAAGTGAATCCGGTGCATGCACAGATCTGGAGAAATACCAGGAATATCCTCAAGAGAGTATCTGAGGGCTTTCCTATACTTGCACAGTTTATTTAATAACAACGCAAGTTCTCCGTCGGTTAGGTTGGCATTTACGATTACAGGATAAGAATTATTGTAGAGAAAAGCATACTTTAGTCCGGCGGGCAATTGCTTTAACTCAATTTTTGGTGATTTTTCGGGATTCCAATTCTCTAGAGGGGATGTTTGTCGATCGACATCGGCTTTTAAATTTTGATCGATTTTGATTTTCAAATCGTCATTCTCCACATCATCGACATTTTCTATTCCTACATTTGCGTCCATTTATCGCGCGTATTTATCAGCTCTGATGTCAATGCTAAATGTTTCCTCTTAGGTAGATGTGAGCACTTTTTTCAGGGGATCATCTGAGCATTGGTCTATGAAGGATTCTTCAGCCAACTTAGAGATATCCTCCACGTAAGAAGCTTGTTTATCGATTAAGGGTCGTTTTATCAGTTTTTCCATATCGAAGGTCATTGGAATGTTTCCAATGTTTAAACATATCCGACCTTCCTTGACGTCAATGATTGCACCAGCGGTAGCTAAAAATGGTCTACATAAGATGAGGGGATCTTTTGGTTCATTCTGGTATTTCAACACAACGAAATCCGTTGGTACGTGATAGTCGTTAATTTTTACCGGCACGTCATCTAGTATTCCCTCAGGTATTCTAATGGATCTATCAGCAAGAACCAAAGTTAGTTTGGTGGGTTTGAACTCGTCGTATCCCTGTATCGCGACAGAGTGTGGCATGAGATTCACGCTGGATCCTAGGTCACAAAGGGATCGAGGAAAACTCTTGTCTCGTATGTTGCAATCTAGAACAAAACTGCCCGGATTATGTCTCTTGATCGGGGTTTCGCCTTGGATTATTGCACTTACTTCCTCTGAACCCATCATGACGCTGTGTTCAGCAGCTGGGAAGCTGTTGGATACCATGTCTTTTACATATTTCTTAATCGAAGGTGCTACTTTTAAGGCATCACTAAGTGGCATTTCCAACGTGATTTTATCGAATGCTTTCTTGCAGATCGCTTTATCTAATTCTCGCTTAGGTTGCGTCTTGTTAGGAGGAAATGGTGGAAAAGTCCTATACTCTCTCTCTACTGCCGACTTGGCAGGAGTCGAGCGTCGATCGACATTGTTTTCATTCTGTCGATCGATATTTATCATAGTCGGTCGATTGACAATATTCCCTTCTTGTAGATTGATTTCCACATCTTCTTCCAACTTCTCCTCTTCTTCATCGAGGTTAATCGTTGCCTTTTCAGCTTCAGGGGGTTTTTCTGCAGAAGTGATTTCTACAGCGCTCGGGGAAAGGCGTTTTCCGCTTCTTAGTAACACATAACAAACTTGGCGTCTCGGGTTGGTGTCAGTTTTTCCAGGAAGGAATTTTTCATCTTTTCTGACAAACCCAG
It encodes:
- the LOC106314691 gene encoding naringenin,2-oxoglutarate 3-dioxygenase-like — its product is MEASATSKLLVSDIASSVDHVPSNYVRPISDRPNLSIETSGDSIPMIDLQELHGPNRADVIYQVAHACASYGFFQIKNHGVPEKTIERMMTVAREFFRQPESERVKHYSADTKKTTRLSTSFNVGSEKVSNWREFLRLHCLPIEDFISEWPSSPVSFREVTAEYATSVRALVLVLLEEISESVGLAKDSDCKASNTLGKHSQHMALNYYPPCPQADLTFGLPGHKDPNLISALLQDEVSGLQVFKDGKWIAVHPVPNTFIVNVGDQMQVISNDKYKSVLHRAVVNSDKEWISIPTFYCPSLDAVVGPQPMAVPVTPLSYTWVRLCPQQELINEEEESHAVYRSFTYAEYYEKFWDRALAIELY
- the LOC106314692 gene encoding uncharacterized protein LOC106314692 yields the protein MDETGFRKQRLAGQQQNMSFTKTYKAEQTHKSKLESMMEQVLKGQQKMSAKLDSQVAHNAGFVRKDEKFLPGKTDTNPRRQVCYVLLRSGKRLSPSAVEITSAEKPPEAEKATINLDEEEEKLEEDVEINLQEGNIVNRPTMINIDRQNENNVDRRSTPAKSAVEREYRTFPPFPPNKTQPKRELDKAICKKAFDKITLEMPLSDALKVAPSIKKYVKDMVSNSFPAAEHSVMMGSEEVSAIIQGETPIKRHNPGSFVLDCNIRDKSFPRSLCDLGSSVNLMPHSVAIQGYDEFKPTKLTLVLADRSIRIPEGILDDVPVKINDYHVPTDFVVLKYQNEPKDPLILCRPFLATAGAIIDVKEGRICLNIGNIPMTFDMEKLIKRPLIDKQASYVEDISKLAEESFIDQCSDDPLKKVLTST